From Paenibacillus graminis:
CTCTGTCGCTCAAGCGCACATCTAGAACAAACCGGTTATCATACCGGATATTCTGCAGAAATAAAAAATTCGCGGCATATTCTACCTCATGCATGACTAGATTGTGCTTATGTTGTTTGCCTAAAGAATGTCTGAACATACGGGCCAAAATCTTGATCATTTCAGCAATGTCATCCTGCTCTTTCACCACAGCCCTCATCCGGATTGATTCTAACGTGTTATAAAGCATATGCGGATTAATTTGCGCTTGTAGAGCAAGAAATTGAGCCTGTTTGCGCTTTAACCCGGCCAAATAAACATCCTCAATAAGCTCCTTGATTTTAACAATCATCTTGTTATAGCTCTTAACCAGATTACTGATTTCATCGTTTGCGAGTGGAGTCTGAATAAGGGATGTATAATTGCCAAGCTCCACCTGCTTCATGCTGCGGCGCAGATTCAGCACCGGTTTGGTAATTTTATAGCTAAACAGGATTGATAATAGAGCAATGAAAAACAGGAACACCATAATAGACCAGATCGTCACATGTTTGATGTTACTGATGGTAGCCAGAAGATTTTTTAAAGGAATCTCCGTAATTATCCGCAGTCTCCCGTCATCCGCATCTTTTGACAACACAATATTGGCTTTCCCGGTCCCAGAAAGATCAGCAAAGTATTTGTCGGCAATAATGTCCTTCCATGCTGTCTTTCCAGTGGCACCATCAGAATGATATATTAACTCGCCTTCATCATTGGTAATAATCATCTTGATGTTATAGCGGTTGCCTAGCATTAGGAAATCCTCGTTCAGATTTATCAGATGAGCAGGATCCATATCTAACAAAATCATCCCAGCGTAGGATCCGTTATAGTTACGGAGTATTCTTCCGACCGTAAACGTCGCATCGTCTTTTGATTTTCCGTAATAGCTTTTATCATGCACCGGGGTAATAAAAAGTGCTGTTTCCGATTCCTGAATGCGCTTATACCACACCTGCTCCAGTAATCGGTCTGTATTTACCTTATCGGGATCCTTGGTGTAGTGATAAATCGTTCCACCTGCGCTAACGAGCATCACTGTTTCAACCTCTGGGTATTCCATAGACACCCGTCCGAAATACCGTGAGATCATCGTTTGGGTCTCAATCGACTCTTCCATCGTTAACGGATTACGCTTGTTTAGAATACCCATAATATCTGTTTCCAGCAGAACTGAACGCGTTGACCGGTTATACCGGTCAACGAAATCGTTTAAGTTCGTAGTCGCCTGTGAGATGTACATCGAAGCAAATTCCCTTGAAGCATCCTCCACACTTTTTGCAGATAAATGATAAATAGTGACGCCAATTACAATAGTAGGAATAATCGAAGCAACGAAATAACTGAACATCAACTTGTTTCGCAGCTTCATTTCCCCGATTCGCCGACGTATCGTGCTGATAATCATGCTGTCTCCCGCCTTCAAATTTAAAATGAAAAGTCAGGGCGACAGCATGAGTTTATAGCTTATCCTTTTACGGAACCCAGCATCGCGCCTTTAGTGAAGTACTTCTGTAAGTAAGGGTAAATCATTAGGATCGGAACGATTGCAAAAACGATGGTAACTGCACGAAGCGTTCTTGCGCTGTAGTTCAGTTGCGACATATTGCCCACAATTTGCAGCTCATTGTCACTAGTAATAAACTGTCTTATTTTGATCTGCAGTGGATACCAGTCCGGATTCTGGATGAACATTAACGGATGCTGGAATTGGTTCCAAATTGTCACTGCATAGAATAATCCAAGTGTAGCGAGTACGGCCTTGGACAACGGGAGCACAATGTTGAACAGCAACCGGAAGTACCCTGCTCCTTCGACAACCGCAGCTTCCTCAAGCTCACTCGGGAATTCCAGAAAAAAGGTACGCATAATAATTAGATTATAGGCAGTGAGTATATGCGGAATAACCAGCACTAACGGATTGTCATACAGTCCAATATTCTTCATTGTCAAAAAGTAAGGAATAAGCGGAGCCTTAAAAACCATTGTAATAACTGCGGCAAGCATAACAACTTTCCCTATCGTAAACTCTTTTTTGGTAAGCGGATAGGCTAACAACGCGGTAATTAACAGACTCAGAACGGTTCCGACAATGGTCGCAATTGCCGTTACTCCGAATGATCTCCATAGGTCAGGCCGGTCAAGCACGTATTTCCATGAGTCCAGTGTAAACCCTTTCGGCCAAATGGTCACCTGATTCAGTTCCACCGGAACCCTTGAGCTGAATGAAACAGACAAAACCGAAAGCAGTGGAATTAGAGCAATTACTGATAATATAATTAGAAAAGCAACGATGCATTTCTGAATGACTTTCTCACTAAAGGACATCGACATATTACCATAACCCCCCGCCAGTAACTTTTTTGGAAATCCGGTTGAAAACATACACAAGTACAAAACCGATAATGGCTTGGAACAGACCGACTGCTGTCGCAAAGCTGTACCGTGCTTCCTGAATACCTGACCGATACACATAAGTATCAATAATATCCCCGACGGAAAAAGTCATTGGCGTAAGCAAAGTGAAGACTTGATCAAAACCCAAATCAAGGAAACTTCCGAGATTAATCAAGAAAAGCACTAAAGCAGTTGGCAGGAGGAGCGGTAATGTAATATGCCGGATTTGCTTCATTCTGGAAGCACCGTCAATTGTGGCTGACTCGTAAATTTGGGGATCCATTGCACTTATAGCTGCCAAATAAATAATTGTTCCCCAACCTGCTTCCCTCCATATGGAGGTAAATACATATATCCATCGAAAATAGCGTTCATCCTGCATAATCAAATTTGGTCCATAACCAAACCAATCCCGCACCGTATTGAATATCCCATTTAATGAAAACATGTCGAAGGCAATACCCGCAATAATTACCCAAGACAAGAAATGGGGAATATAAAGTGCAGTTTGAATCCCTTTCTTCAATAATACAGCCCGAACTTCGTTAATCATTAGAGCCAATATCAACGGTACCGGAAATATGACAACGACTTTTAAAAAGCCGAGGATCAGCGTATTTGCAAAAATACGGTAAAAATCAGGAGAATCAAATAA
This genomic window contains:
- a CDS encoding cache domain-containing sensor histidine kinase translates to MIISTIRRRIGEMKLRNKLMFSYFVASIIPTIVIGVTIYHLSAKSVEDASREFASMYISQATTNLNDFVDRYNRSTRSVLLETDIMGILNKRNPLTMEESIETQTMISRYFGRVSMEYPEVETVMLVSAGGTIYHYTKDPDKVNTDRLLEQVWYKRIQESETALFITPVHDKSYYGKSKDDATFTVGRILRNYNGSYAGMILLDMDPAHLINLNEDFLMLGNRYNIKMIITNDEGELIYHSDGATGKTAWKDIIADKYFADLSGTGKANIVLSKDADDGRLRIITEIPLKNLLATISNIKHVTIWSIMVFLFFIALLSILFSYKITKPVLNLRRSMKQVELGNYTSLIQTPLANDEISNLVKSYNKMIVKIKELIEDVYLAGLKRKQAQFLALQAQINPHMLYNTLESIRMRAVVKEQDDIAEMIKILARMFRHSLGKQHKHNLVMHEVEYAANFLFLQNIRYDNRFVLDVRLSDRVLDTSIIPLVFQPIIENSIKHGFHNYESQLHITIEEELTESGDVLIRITDDGFSMTADKALEINELLCLSDSGGMYQSTDEGNADGGIGLYNIAERLRLQYGETYVLRVRSDEEAGTVVEMRIPLQDDIEGELS
- a CDS encoding carbohydrate ABC transporter permease; amino-acid sequence: MSMSFSEKVIQKCIVAFLIILSVIALIPLLSVLSVSFSSRVPVELNQVTIWPKGFTLDSWKYVLDRPDLWRSFGVTAIATIVGTVLSLLITALLAYPLTKKEFTIGKVVMLAAVITMVFKAPLIPYFLTMKNIGLYDNPLVLVIPHILTAYNLIIMRTFFLEFPSELEEAAVVEGAGYFRLLFNIVLPLSKAVLATLGLFYAVTIWNQFQHPLMFIQNPDWYPLQIKIRQFITSDNELQIVGNMSQLNYSARTLRAVTIVFAIVPILMIYPYLQKYFTKGAMLGSVKG
- a CDS encoding ABC transporter permease, with amino-acid sequence MQATGRFYHHARKCWPLYLMALPGLVFFIVLRYIPLGGSIIAFQDYSLFKGIADSPWVGLKHFKILFDSPDFYRIFANTLILGFLKVVVIFPVPLILALMINEVRAVLLKKGIQTALYIPHFLSWVIIAGIAFDMFSLNGIFNTVRDWFGYGPNLIMQDERYFRWIYVFTSIWREAGWGTIIYLAAISAMDPQIYESATIDGASRMKQIRHITLPLLLPTALVLFLINLGSFLDLGFDQVFTLLTPMTFSVGDIIDTYVYRSGIQEARYSFATAVGLFQAIIGFVLVYVFNRISKKVTGGGLW